One stretch of Vicia villosa cultivar HV-30 ecotype Madison, WI unplaced genomic scaffold, Vvil1.0 ctg.001020F_1_1, whole genome shotgun sequence DNA includes these proteins:
- the LOC131632780 gene encoding receptor-like kinase TMK4, producing the protein MSPPKSKLKTLVSLSKLFLSFSLLLHTAIADDGVFMSKLAKSLSPTPSGWTTASSFCSWNGVKCDDSNRVTSINVASKSLTGTIPSDLNSLSELTTVSFQSNSLAGALPSLANLSNLQSVFLSSNNFTSIPDGCFQGLTSLQKLSMTGNTNLKPWTFPAELTQSLNLVELDLGQTNLIGSLPDIFAPLFSLQKLRLSYNNLTGDLPNSFSGSGIQNLWLNNQQDGSGFTGSLDLLSTMSHLTQVWFQKNKFTGPIPDLSNCTNLFDLQLRDNQLTGVVPHSLMSLASLTNVSLDNNNLQGPFPSFGKGVEVAPNDGINSFCKDTPGPCDPRVTTLLDVAAGFGYPLQLASSWKGNDPCLDWSFVVCSGGKIITVNLAKQKLNGTISPAFGNLTDLRNLYLGGNNLSGSIPGSLTGLTQLEVLDVSSNNLSGEIPKFSNKVKFNSAGNVLLGPSGGDKGSGTTPPKSPGDAPSGSPSRKSGGSSLSPAWIAGIAVIAVFFVAVVLFVFCKCYTKNRRHGEFGRVNNPENGKGEVKLDVMSVSNSNGYGGVPSELQSQGSERSDNLQVFEGGNVTISIQVLRQVTGNFSADNILGRGGFGVVYKGELHDGTKIAVKRMESVAVGTKGLNEFQAEIAVLTKVRHRHLVALLGFCINGNERLLVYEYMPQGTLTQHLFDWGENGCAPLTWKQRVAIALDVARGVEYLHSLAQQSFIHRDLKPSNILLGDDMRAKVADFGLVKNAPDGKYSVETRLAGTFGYLAPEYAATGRVTTKVDVYAFGVVLMELITGRRALDDTMPDERSHLVSWFRRVQVNKENIPKAIDQTLNPDEETMESIYKVAELAGHCTAREPYQRPDMGHAVNVLVPLVEQWKPTSHEEEDGYGIDLHMSLPQALQRWQANEGTSTMFNDTSFSQTQSSIPAKPSGFADSFDSMDCR; encoded by the exons ATGTCTCCTCCAAAATCaaagctcaaaaccctagtttctcTCTCTAAactcttcctttctttctctctccTCCTTCACACCGCCATTGCCGATGACGGCGTTTTCATGTCAAAGCTCGCGAAATCACTTTCACCAACTCCGTCGGGGTGGACGACGGCGAGCTCATTTTGCAGCTGGAACGGCGTGAAATGCGATGATTCTAACCGCGTTACGTCCATCAACGTAGCTTCCAAGTCACTCACCGGAACCATACCTTCCGATCTGAACTCGCTTTCTGAACTCACGACAGTCTCTTTCCAGTCCAACTCGCTCGCCGGCGCGTTACCTTCACTTGCTAATCTATCTAATCTTCAATCGGTTTTTCTCAGTAGTAACAACTTTACTTCAATCCCCGATGGTTGTTTTCAGGGACTTACCAGTCTACAGAAACTTTCCATGACTGGAAACACCAACCTTAAACCATGGACGTTTCCTGCTGAGTTGACTCAGTCTTTGAATCTCGTTGAACTCGACCTTGGACAAACGAATCTCATTGGTTCCTTGCCGGATATATTCGCTCCATTGTTCAGTTTGCAGAAGCTTCGTCTTTCTTACAACAACCTCACCGGAGATTTACCGAACTCGTTTTCAGGATCTGGGATTCAGAACTTGTGGCTCAACAATCAGCAAGACGGGTCTGGGTTCACTGGCTCTCTCGATTTGCTTTCGACGATGTCCCACTTGACTCAAGTGTGGTTTCAGAAGAACAAGTTCACTGGCCCCATTCCTGATTTATCAAACTGTACTAATTTGTTTGATCTTCAGCTTCGCGATAATCAGTTAACAGGTGTTGTTCCGCATTCTTTGATGAGTTTAGCTAGTTTGACGAATGTTTCATTGGATAACAATAATTTGCAGGGTCCTTTTCCTTCTTTTGGGAAAGGTGTAGAGGTTGCTCCTAATGATGGGATCAATAGCTTTTGTAAAGACACTCCTGGACCTTGTGACCCGCGCGTTACTACTTTGCTTGATGTTGCTGCTGGTTTTGGGTATCCTCTTCAGTTGGCTAGTTCTTGGAAAGGGAATGATCCTTGTCTAGATTGGAGCTTTGTTGTGTGTTCTGGAGGGAAGATTATTACCGTGAACTTAGCTAAGCAGAAGTTGAATGGAACCATTTCGCCTGCATTTGGGAATTTAACTGATTTGAGGAATTTGTATCTGGGTGGGAACAACTTGTCTGGTTCCATACCGGGGAGCTTGACGGGTTTGACTCAACTTGAAGTTTTGGATGTGTCTAGCAACAATCTATCTGGAGAGATTCCTAAATTTTCTAATAAAGTGAAGTTCAATTCTGCTGGTAATGTTTTGCTTGGGCCTTCTGGAGGTGATAAGGGAAGTGGAACTACTCCGCCGAAGAGTCCTGGTGATGCACCAAGTGGAAGTCCATCGAGAAAGTCAGGTGGTTCTTCGCTGTCACCAGCTTGGATAGCAGGTATAGCTGTTATTGCTGTGTTTTTTGTTGCAGTGgtgttgtttgtgttttgtaaGTGTTATACTAAGAATCGGAGGCATGGGGAATTCGGGAGGGTTAATAATCCTGAAAATGGAAAAGGTGAGGTTAAACTTGATGTCATGAGTGTTTCCAATTCTAATGGATATGGTGGAGTTCCGAGTGAGTTACAGAGTCAGGGAAGTGAGCGTAGTGACAACCTTCAGGTTTTTGAGGGTGGAAATGTTACTATTTCAATCCAAGTTCTTAGGCAAGTCACCGGTAATTTCAGTGCAGATAACATTTTGGGTAGGGGAGGATTTGGAGTTGTTTATAAAGGGGAATTGCATGATGGAACTAAGATTGCTGTGAAGAGGATGGAATCTGTTGCAGTGGGAACTAAGGGATTGAATGAGTTCCAAGCAGAGATTGCAGTTCTTACTAAAGTTAGGCATAGACATTTGGTTGCTCTTCTAGGATTCTGCATTAATGGAAATGAAAGACTTTTGGTCTATGAGTATATGCCCCAAGGAACATTAACACAACACCTGTTTGATTGGGGTGAAAACGGATGTGCTCCTTTGACTTGGAAACAAAGAGTAGCAATAGCTTTGGATGTTGCACGGGGAGTGGAATACTTGCACAGCTTAGCTCAGCAAAGCTTCATTCACAGAGACTTAAAACCCTCCAACATACTATTAGGTGATGACATGAGAGCAAAGGTTGCAGATTTTGGGTTGGTTAAAAATGCACCGGATGGAAAATATTCTGTTGAGACAAGGCTGGCAGGAACATTTGGATATTTGGCACCTGAATATGCAG CCACTGGAAGAGTGACGACCAAAGTAGATGTTTATGCATTTGGAGTAGTTCTGATGGAATTGATAACTGGTAGAAGGGCATTGGATGATACTATGCCTGATGAACGATCCCATTTGGTTTCATGGTTCCGCCGGGTACAAGTCAACAAGGAGAACATCCCCAAAGCAATCGATCAAACATTGAACCCCGACGAAGAAACCATGGAGAGCATATATAAAGTGGCTGAGCTAGCTGGCCATTGCACTGCTCGTGAACCATACCAGAGGCCAGATATGGGACATGCAGTGAATGTCCTGGTTCCTCTGGTTGAGCAATGGAAGCCCACCAGTCATGAAGAAGAAGACGGTTATGGTATTGACCTTCACATGAGCCTCCCTCAAGCTCTGCAAAGATGGCAAGCCAATGAAGGCACTTCCACGATGTTTAACGACACATCTTTCTCGCAAACCCAATCAAGTATTCCTGCAAAACCTTCCGGATTCGCCGACTCCTTTGACTCAATGGATTGCCGATAA